The following nucleotide sequence is from Nitrospirota bacterium.
ACGGGGTCGAGATCACGGAGGAAGCCATCGCGGAGGCGGTCAAGCTCTCCGACCGGTACATCACCGACCGGTTCCTGCCCGACAAGGCCATCGACCTGATCGACGAGACCGGGTCGCGGGCCAAGCTGCAGACCTACGCACTGCCGCCGGAGCTGAAGGCGCTGGAGCAGGAGCTCAAGAAGGTCGCCCGCGAGAAGGAGATGGCCATTTCGCTCCAAAACTTCGAGGAGGCCGTCAAATACCGGGAGGAAGAAGAGCGGCTGCGGAAGCTTCTGGAGGAGTCCAAGCGCGAGTGGAAAAAGAGCCAGGAAAAGCGCCGGCCGATCATCTCCAAGGAAGACGTGGCCTACGTCGTGTCCAAGATGACGGGCATCCCGCTCTTCAAACTGGAAGAGGAGGAGTCCCACAAGCTCCTGCACATGGAAGAGTTCCTCCACAAGCGGATCGTGGGGCAGGAAGAGGCGATCTCGGCGGTCTGCCGCGCCATCCGGCGGTCCCGGGCCGGGCTCAAGGAGACCAAGAAGCCGATCGGCTCGTTCATCTTCCTGGGGCCCACCGGCGTGGGCAAGACCGAGTTGGCCCGAGCGCTGGCGGAGTTCCTTTTCAACTCCGAGGATGCGCTCGTGCGGATCGACATGTCCGAGTACCAGGAAAAGTTCACGAGCTCGCGCCTGTTCGGAGCCCCTCCCGGCTACGTGGGCTACGAGGAGGGCGGCCAGCTGACCGAGAAGGTGCGCCGGCGCCCCTACTCCGTGGTGCTGTTCGACGAGATCGAGAAGGCCCATCCGGACATCTTCAACGTCCTGTTGCAGGTCCTGGACGACGGGGTCCTGACCGACAGCCTGGGCCGGAAGGTGGACTTCAAGAACACGGTCGTGATCATGACCTCGAACCTGGGCACGAAGCTGATCCAGAAGGGCGTCTCGCTCGGCTTCCAGCAAGCCGAGGCCGAGCAGAACCGCCGGATCAAGGACGAGGTCCTGGCGGAGCTGCGCCGGTCTTTCAGCCCGGAGTTCCTGAACCGGATCGACGAGGTCGTGGTCTTCCACCAGTTGGAGAAGGATCACATCCTTCGCATCATCGACATCCTGGTCAAGGAATTGAACGACCGTCTGCTGGAGCGCGGCGTCCAGTTGGAGATCGGCGAGGACGTCAAGCACTGGCTGATCAAGGAAGGGTATCAGCCGCTGTACGGGGCCAGGCCGATGCGCCGGGCGATCCAGAAGAACATCGGCGACCCGCTCTCGGAAGAGTTGATCAAGGGCCGCTTCAAAGACATCCGGAAGGTCCGCGTCGTGTTGCGGGACGACCAGCCGGCCTTCGTGGAAGAGGAGGCGCTGGCGGAGGTTTGAGGACGGGGCACCACTCGGACCGCCCGCGCATGCCCGGACACGGTCGATCACGGTCTGCCGCAGTCGAACGACCCTCGCGGGGCCCTGCCTGCGAGGGTCGTCCTGTCTCTGCAGGATTTTTCCGTGCCATCAATTGAAGGGGGCACGCCGATGAGCCTGCCCGGCCCGACAGTCCTGGGGCTCGAGACCTCGTGCGACGAAACCGCCGCCGCCGTCGTGCTCGGGGACGGCCGGATCGCCGCCAGCGTCCTCGCTTCGCAGCACGACGTGCACGGACGGTACGGAGGCATCGTGCCGGAGCTGGCGGCCCGCCGGCACGTTGAGACGGTCGAGGCCATCGCAGCCGAAGCCATGAGGCGGGCCGGGGCCGGGTGGACGGACCTGCAGGCGGTGGCCGTCACCAGCGGCCCCGGTCTGGCCGGGGCGCTGCTGGTGGGCGTGAGCTTCGGCAAGGCTCTGGCCTACGCGCTCAAGGTTCCGCTCGTGGCCGTCAACCATCTGGAGGGGCACGTCGCCTCGGCCTGGATCGAGCAGCCGGATTTCCCGACTCCCGCCGTCGTGCTGATCGCGTCGGGCGGGCATACGCACCTGTATCTGGTCCGGCCGGACCACTCGCTCGAGCTGCTCGGGCGCACGCTGGACGACGCGGCCGGCGAGGCGTTCGACAAGGCCGCCAAGATGTTGGGATTGGGCTATCCGGGAGGGCCGGCCATTGATCGAGTAGCTCAATCCGGCGATCCCGGTGCGATCCGGTTCCCGCGCCCCTACTTGACGCCCGGATCCTTGGACTTCAGCTTCAGCGGGCTCAAGACCTCGCTCCTGTACCGCCTCAGAGACCTGGACCGGGCTGGCCGTCCCAGGCCGGTGGCGGACCTGGCGGCCGGATTCCAGGAAGCCATCGTGGACGTGCTGGTGGAAAAGGCGTTCCGCGCGGTGCGGCGCCTGCGGATCAAGGCCCTGGCCGTGGTCGGTGGGGTTTCCGCCAACTCCAGGCTCCGCGCGCGACTCGAAGACCGGGCCGCAGCATGGGGAGTCACGCTGGCGCTCCCGCCCTTGGCCTACTGCACCGACAACGCCGCCATGATCGCCGCCGCCGGACGAAGGGCCTGCCTGCAAGGCCGGTTTGCCCCGTGGGACCTGGAAGCCGCTCCCGAGCTTCCCTTGTCCGAGACTCCGGCGGCCAAGCCGCGAGGGACCATCGCAACGGTTTGCTGACCGAGCGAAAGGGGACCGTCAGATTCCAACTGTCCACGGCAACACGAACGGCTTGAAAGCCAGCCAGCTCCTGAGACTGGAGCACCTGTACCGGCGGCGTGTGCCAGTCGACCGGGTCATTACCCCCGAGCTGGCTCGCGCCTGCACGGAACTGTCTCACGAGATTCGCTGCCAGATCGGGCTGCTGATCACGAGACGGGGGACCATCGAACAGGTCATCGTCGGAAACGCGAAGGAGCTCGTCATCTCCGACCTTTCCCGTTTCCGCCTCGGGCGGCGCCTGCTCCGCGGCATCCGGCTGGTCCACACCCATCTCCACAACGAGCCCCTCAGCCAGGACGACCTGACCGACCTGGCCCTGCTCCGTCTCGATCTGATCGCCGCGATCGGGGTCGGCCCCCAGGGGTTGCCGGCCGACCTGCACCTGGCCCACCTGTTGCCGCCCAACCCCCAGGGCCGCCTGTGCGAAACCCTGGCGCCCCGTCCCTTCCACTCCTTTCATCTCGAGTGCGACAAGTTCGTGGAGGCCCTGGAGGAAGAGCTGGCCCGGGAGCGGGCCGCTCATCCGGTGAAGGACGGACAGGAGTCCGCAATCCTGGTCAGCGCCTCGAGGGAATCCAAAGCTGGTCAAGAAGAACGGCTGGAGGAGCTGGCCGACTTGGTCCGGTCCGATGGGCTCACCGTGCTGGAGACCGTGGCTCAACGGACCCAGGAACCCCACCCCAAGTATCTGCTCGGGAGCGGGAAGCTCAAGGATGTCGTCATCAAGGCTCTGCACCGGGGCGCCGACCTGCTGATCTTCGACCAGGACCTCACCCCGGCCCAGGTTCGAGCCATCGCGGAAGTGACCGAGATGAAGGTCATCGACCGAACCCAGTTGATCCTGGATATCTTCGCCAGCCGGGCCCACAGCCGGGAGGGAAAAGTCCAGGTCGAGCTGGCTCAGCTCCGGTATCTCCTGCCCCGCCTGTCTGGTCGGAGCACGGCCCTGTCGAGGCTGGGGGGCGGCATCGGGGGGAGGGGTCCCGGGGAAACGAAACTGGAGACGGATCGGCGCCGCGTGCGGGACCGTATCGCGCATCTGGAGCGGGAGCTCGCCAACCTGGCCCGCCACCGGGACCAGCGGAGGGCCAGACGGTGTCGCCACCTGCTTCCCATCATTTCGATCGTGGGGTACACCAACGCGGGCAAGTCCACCCTGCTGAACACGCTGACCGAGAGCCACGTGCCGGCCCAGGACCGCCCGTTCGAGACCCTCGATACCTCCAGCCGCCGGCTGCGCTTCCCCCAGAATCGCGACGTGATCATCACGGACACGGTCGGTTTCATTCGCGACTTGCCCAAAGCGCTCGTGGGCGCGTTCCGCACCACGCTGGAGGAGCTGCGCGACGCCGATCTGCTCCTGCACCTGGTGGACGCCAACTCGCGCGACCTCGAGATGCAGATGAACGCGGTGGAGACGATCCTCTCCG
It contains:
- a CDS encoding ATP-dependent Clp protease ATP-binding subunit; translated protein: MFERFTDKGRKIIILAREEAERHQNDYLGTEHLVLAILRETDGIALMILKKMGLSTEQIRLEIERNLPSGGTTMTFGEIPFSPRVKKVIEYGVEEARLLGHNHIGSEHLLLGLLREEEGIGGKILRSLGANLLTARQLTVTFLRKSAPRERDRKSNTPALDEFGRDLTQLAQDGQLDPVIGRTDEIERVLQILSRRTKNNPVLIGESGVGKTAIVEGLAQRIVQSEVPDNLLNRRVIALDLGSLVAGTKYRGQFEERLKVVMKEIVQAGNIIIFIDELHTLVGAGAAEGSIDASNMLKPALSRGEIQCIGATTLDEYRKHIEKDGALKRRFQPIYVQPPNIEETIRIIQGLRDRYEEHHGVEITEEAIAEAVKLSDRYITDRFLPDKAIDLIDETGSRAKLQTYALPPELKALEQELKKVAREKEMAISLQNFEEAVKYREEEERLRKLLEESKREWKKSQEKRRPIISKEDVAYVVSKMTGIPLFKLEEEESHKLLHMEEFLHKRIVGQEEAISAVCRAIRRSRAGLKETKKPIGSFIFLGPTGVGKTELARALAEFLFNSEDALVRIDMSEYQEKFTSSRLFGAPPGYVGYEEGGQLTEKVRRRPYSVVLFDEIEKAHPDIFNVLLQVLDDGVLTDSLGRKVDFKNTVVIMTSNLGTKLIQKGVSLGFQQAEAEQNRRIKDEVLAELRRSFSPEFLNRIDEVVVFHQLEKDHILRIIDILVKELNDRLLERGVQLEIGEDVKHWLIKEGYQPLYGARPMRRAIQKNIGDPLSEELIKGRFKDIRKVRVVLRDDQPAFVEEEALAEV
- the tsaD gene encoding tRNA (adenosine(37)-N6)-threonylcarbamoyltransferase complex transferase subunit TsaD; the encoded protein is MSLPGPTVLGLETSCDETAAAVVLGDGRIAASVLASQHDVHGRYGGIVPELAARRHVETVEAIAAEAMRRAGAGWTDLQAVAVTSGPGLAGALLVGVSFGKALAYALKVPLVAVNHLEGHVASAWIEQPDFPTPAVVLIASGGHTHLYLVRPDHSLELLGRTLDDAAGEAFDKAAKMLGLGYPGGPAIDRVAQSGDPGAIRFPRPYLTPGSLDFSFSGLKTSLLYRLRDLDRAGRPRPVADLAAGFQEAIVDVLVEKAFRAVRRLRIKALAVVGGVSANSRLRARLEDRAAAWGVTLALPPLAYCTDNAAMIAAAGRRACLQGRFAPWDLEAAPELPLSETPAAKPRGTIATVC
- the hflX gene encoding GTPase HflX, with protein sequence MKASQLLRLEHLYRRRVPVDRVITPELARACTELSHEIRCQIGLLITRRGTIEQVIVGNAKELVISDLSRFRLGRRLLRGIRLVHTHLHNEPLSQDDLTDLALLRLDLIAAIGVGPQGLPADLHLAHLLPPNPQGRLCETLAPRPFHSFHLECDKFVEALEEELARERAAHPVKDGQESAILVSASRESKAGQEERLEELADLVRSDGLTVLETVAQRTQEPHPKYLLGSGKLKDVVIKALHRGADLLIFDQDLTPAQVRAIAEVTEMKVIDRTQLILDIFASRAHSREGKVQVELAQLRYLLPRLSGRSTALSRLGGGIGGRGPGETKLETDRRRVRDRIAHLERELANLARHRDQRRARRCRHLLPIISIVGYTNAGKSTLLNTLTESHVPAQDRPFETLDTSSRRLRFPQNRDVIITDTVGFIRDLPKALVGAFRTTLEELRDADLLLHLVDANSRDLEMQMNAVETILSDLDLGGIPRLLVFNKCDRLVPEEAESLCRRHGAIGISALAPSTLLPLVAALDRTITEVRASSSAGEDHGIGIAQPVAGATVAP